Proteins encoded within one genomic window of Brassica napus cultivar Da-Ae unplaced genomic scaffold, Da-Ae ScsIHWf_2397;HRSCAF=3098, whole genome shotgun sequence:
- the LOC106374071 gene encoding uncharacterized protein LOC106374071, with protein MAMKRNGKSPASSESDESVMFFRDVSLGPHETRLRFRLIHFWEAQNPVKKTLIGLEMLLIDEQGTVIQGFIPPGRIKKYLPEMKRGSVYELINFYGSKNKPMYRVADHIATVSFAWNSELSVLHDIPIPFDEDRFRMHSYEDFEANCDLKGDLYDVLGHMKLVDGQALTERPTIDEAKLATTRHIMVHVQSHEGPVMKLYLWDQAATDFCKKFKSYENTPTVLLVTAVNTKRLGGNLALSSMSPTRVFMDYDVQPTIDYFAWLSSNPEIAKQVSAEVVTKRETMTISDIFSYMTLESAKDAFFECTATIDDVVHGSAWYYIACTGCHSKATKGANSLICTNPRCVKDTTAGVAQYRAKISVYDSSEQGFFVLLGDAGFQLTGRHASELVSSYFEANKDKGPDHEVPVPEALISIVGQTHKFCVKVTDHNFSGNTRAITVTKILPPETSSPTKGSVDNAIAATSMEAVQTGSEVCGPSKSRGDSADEESKRTFDSVDPEKVKRARCEK; from the exons ATGGCGATGAAACGAAATGGAAAGTCTCCTGCGTCTTCCGAGTCTGACGAATCagtgatgttcttcagagatgtCTCTCTCGGTCCCCATGAAACCCGGTTGCGATTCCGACTCATCCATTTCTGGGAGGCTCAGAACCCGGTGAAGAAGACCCTTATTGGTCTGGAAATGCTTCTCATCGACGAGCAG GGAACTGTCATTCAAGGATTCATCCCACCAGGTCGTATTAAGAAATACCTGCCTGAGATGAAGCGAGGTTCAGTTTACGAACTCATCAACTTCTACGGATCGAAGAACAAACCGATGTATCGGGTTGCTGATCATATCGCAACCGTGTCCTTCGCATGGAACTCTGAGTTGTCGGTTCTTCACGACATTCCAATCCCTTTTGATGAAGACCGTTTCAGGATGCATTCGTATGAGGATTTTGAGGCCAACTGTGATCTCAAAGGTGACCTCTACG ATGTTCTTGGCCACATGAAGCTGGTTGATGGACAGGCTCTTACCGAGCGTCCCACCATTGATGAAGCGAAGCTCGCTACCACTCGGCACATTATGGTTCACGTGCAATCACATGA AGGACCTGTTATGAAGCTTTACCTCTGGGACCAGGCAGCAACGGACTTCTGCAAGAAGTTTAAGTCCTATGAAAACACTCCCACAGTTCTTTTGGTCACAGCTGTTAACACTAAACGTCTCGGAG GTAACCTGGCACTGAGTTCTATGTCTCCCACACGGGTTTTCATGGACTATGATGTGCAACCAACAATTGATTACTTCGCGTG GCTCTCCTCGAACCCAGAGATTGCTAAGCAGGTTAGTGCAGAGGTGGTCACTAAGCGGGAGACGATGACCATATCTGACATCTTCTCCTACATGACTCTGGAATCTGCAAAG GATGCCTTTTTTGAGTGCACTGCCACGATTGATGATGTGGTTCATGGATCTGCTTGGTACTATATTGCATGCACTGGGTGTCATAGTAAGGCTACCAAAGGCGCAAATTCATTGATTTGCACGAACCCAAGATGTGTGAAGGATACCACAGCTGGAGTTGCACA GTACCGTGCAAAGATTTCGGTCTATGACAGCAGTGAACAAGGTTTCTTTGTCCTGCTTGGTGATGCTGGTTTTCAGTTGACTGGGAGGCATGCATCTGAGTTGGTCAGCAGCTACTTTGAG GCCAATAAAGACAAAGGTCCTGACCATGAAGTGCCTGTCCCGGAAGCTCTGATCAGCATAGTCGGACAGACCCATAAGTTCTGTGTAAAAGTTACAGACCACAACTTCTCTGGCAACACCCGAGCAATCACTGTGACCAAGATCCTCCCTCCGGAGACATCATCACCCACAAAAGGCTCCGTTGATAACGCTATTGCTGCAACATCCATGGAAGCAGTGCAGACTGGAAGTGAAGTGTGTGGGCCTTCAAAAAGCCGTGGAGATTCTGCAGATGAAGAGAGTAAGAGAACGTTTGACAGTGTTGATCCAGAGAAAGTCAAACGGGCAAGGTGTGAGAAATAA